A window of Streptomyces sp. NBC_01689 genomic DNA:
ACGCGACCTTCGCCACGCACGGCGCCGGGCATGCGGCGCTGCTCGCCGCCACGGGGGTGGTGACCGCGGTGCCGCTGGTCTGTTTCGGCGCGGCCGCGATCCGGGTTCCGCTGTCCACGCTGGGGCTGCTCCAGTACCTCGCGCCCGTCTTCCAGTTCCTGCTCGGGATCCTGTACTTCCACGAGGCGATGCCGGCCGAGCGGTGGGCCGGGTTCGCGCTGGTGTGGCTCGCGTTGTCGCTCCTGACGTTCGACGCGCTGCGGACGGCCCGCCGGGGGGCGCTCGCCCTCCGGGCGCACGGGGGTGTCGCCGACGGAGGTGTCGCCGACGGGGCGCTCGGGGACGGGGCTGTCGCGGGCGCGGGCGGGATCGCCGGGCCTCGGGTGGCCGCGGACGGCGTGGCTCCTGCGGACGCCAAGCCGTAACGCTGCCGCGGGGGTTCGGCCCCTGCCTGGGGGGCTGTCGCCCCCAGACTCCGGCCAAGGGGCTCCGCCCCCTGGACCCCCGTCGCCCGAAGGGCTCGTCCTCGATCGCCGGACGGGCTGGAACGCCCAGCCCGTCCGGCGATCGAGGACACGGCCCTTGAGGCCGGAGCAAGGGTCCGAGGCGGCGGGGGCGAAGAAAAGGGCGGAGGCGTGCGGCGGGCTCGTTGCCTCGCGGTGGGCGCAACCACTATGAGTGGCTCCATGACACACACCCCGCCCCTCCACTGGAAACTCGTCATCGACGCGACCGACCCCCACACCCAGGCCGACTTCTGGGCGGCGGCCCTCGGGTACCACGTCGAGGACAACAGCACCCTCATCGAACGCCTCCTCGCCCTCGGCGCCGCCCCGCCGGAGGCCACCGTCGAGTCCCACGGCCGCCGCGCCTGGCGGGACCTGATCGCCGTACGGCACCCCGACGACCCGTACGAGGAGGAGACCGGAATCGGGCAGGGCCGCCGCCTGCTCTTCCAGCGCGTGCCGGAACTCAAGTCCGCGAAGAACCGGCTGCACCTCGACGTGCACGCGGGCCCCGGACGCCGCGCGCACGAGGTGGCCCGCCTCCAGGAACTGGGCGCGAGCGTCCTGCGGCACGTCAAGGAGCCGGGCGGCGAATGGGTGGTGATGGCCGACCCGGAGGGCAACGAGTTCTGCGTGCAGTGAGGCGGACACCACCCGACCGTGTCGGCCCGGCCGAATCGCGCTCTTGACGCCACGTCAGCCCCAGCTTCACCATCAGGCACCCCATTCACTGTGGGATTCCACTCGAATCCCCATGGAATTCGGAGCCCCCCACATGAAGCTCTCCGTTCCCGGGCGCGTCACCTCGGCCGCGATCGTCACGGCCGTCACGCTCCTCACGACCGGTGCGATATCCGGAGCGGCACCCGCCCCCACCACCCCGGCCCCCACCGCCGCGGCCGCCGCTCCCGACATCCCCGTGGCCAACGTCAAGAGCCACCTCGCCCAGCTCCAGTCGATCGCCACCGCCAACGGCGGCAACCGCGCGCACGGCCGCACCGGCTACAAGGCATCCGTCGATTACGTGAAGGCGAAGCTGGACGCGGCCGGATTCACCACGGTCCTCCAGCAGTTCACGTCCTCCGGCCGCACCGGCTACAACCTGGTCGCCGACTGGCCCGGCGGCGACACGAGCCACGTCGTGATGGCCGGCTCGCATCTCGACAGCGTGACCGCAGGCCCCGGCATCAACGACAACGGCTCCGGATCCGCCGCGGTCCTGGAGACCGCGCTCGCCGTCTCCAGAGCCCGGTACCAGCCCACCAGGCATCTGCGGTTCGCCTGGTGGGGCGCGGAGGAGCTGGGCATGGTCGGCTCGAAGTACTACGTCAACAGCCTGTCCTCGGCGAACCGGGCGAAGATCAGCGACTATCTGAACTTCGACATGATCGGCTCGCCCAACCCCGGCTACTTCGTCTACGACGACGATCCCACCATCGAGAAGACCTTCAAGGACTACTTCACCGGACTCGGCATCGCGACGGAGCCGGAGACGGAGGGCGACGGCCGCTCGGACCACTCGCCCTTCAAGAACGCGGGCATCCCGGTGGGCGGTCTCTTCAGCGGCGCCGACTACATCAAGACGGCGGCGCAGGCGGCCAAGTGGGGCGGCACGTCGGGGCAAGCCTTCGACCGCTGCTACCACGCCTCCTGCGACACCTCGTCGAACATCAACGACACGGCGCTGAACCGGAACGCGGACGCGCTGGCGTACGCCGTGTGGGGACTGTCCTCCTAGCGGACCCGGTCCGCGTCCTCACCGGAGCGGGCCCGGGCACGTCCGGCGAGCCGGCTCATGCGGGTACGGGCCGACTCGAGCTGGTCGAGGTCGTCGGCGGCGGGGCCGCCGTCGGCCACCAGCCCGGTCCACACCTCGATGAGGACGCGTCCCAGGTTCATTCCCTGCGCGGGGTCCCGGACGGCGCGCCAGGCCGTGGCCGCGCTCTGCACGTTTCCGTACGCCGCCTCCGGGTCCCGTCGCCTACGGTGGGACCGTGCGAGGTCGAGCGAGAGGTGGAACGCCTTGAGCACATCGCCGGTCAAATAGGCGATGTACGCGGAGAGTTCGCCGAGGCGCAGCACCTCGGGGTGGTCGGGTCCCAGCGACCTCGCCGCTTCCGCCACGGTCCGCTCGGCCATCGCCGCGGCCTCTTCGATCCTGCCGTCCTTCACGGCTTCGTTGATCCGCGTCACGGGCTCGGCGAGGAACCCGGCGCCCTCCGTCTCCACCACCGGCGTCAGCACCGACTCGGCGACGGCGTCGAAGCCCCGCGGCGGCGTGGGCCTGGACTCCGGCTCGGGTTCCATCACGGTCATGGCCTCCGCGGCCAGTGACGGATTCCGTGCGAAGACCACTCCGGTCGTCGGGGTCGTCCGCGCGGGGGCGGGGGGCAGCGGCCCGGGCACGGGAGGCATCTCCGGTGCCGGGCCGAACTCTCCCGTCGGGGCGACCGCGACACCGAGCGGGGCGTCCGGCACCGGCCCCTGGACCTCCCGCAGGACGTGCGTCGACGGGGCCTCGGGCCAGACCGTAGGCTCCGGGAGGCTCCCGGGCGCGGGGGCCGGGAAGGATTCGGACGCGGGGGCCGGGAAGGTCCCGGGCACGGGTTCCGGCTCGGGCACGTCGTCGGAGACCGGCTCGGGCCACACCGGAGCGACCGCCTTCGCGACGGGGGCCGCCGCGGGCTCCGCGACCGGACCGGGGGCCGGTTCCGGGATCGGCCCGGAGGCCGGCTCCGAGGCCGGTTCCGACGCCTGGTCCAGGTCCGATCCCGGCACCGGGTCCGGCTCGGGACCACCGTCCACGGCGCCGCCCGGCCCGTCGTCGGGACCGACGACGGGCCCATCGTCCGGAGCCTCTTCCGGTACCCCGTCAGGGACCCCACCGCGGCCCCGGCCGTCCCGGGCACGGGCCGCCTCCGCGTCCGGTTCCCGGTCGCGGTCCGGTACCGGCCTCACGTCCGGTTCCGGTGACGACGACGGCGGCAGCGGGGCCGGCGGAGGCGGCGGCGTACCCAGCCGTACCGGCTCGCCCGCGTACCGGCTCGACCCGTCCCCGTGCACCTGGAGCGGCACGACGAAGCCGATGCGTTCGTCGTGGACCCGGGCGAGGACGGGGTGCCCGGTGGCGCGGGCGATCCGGTGGAGGTGGTTCAGGACCGCGTGCTGCACGGTCTCGCCGGGCGGGACGGCCAGAGGCACGCCTTCCACCGTGGCGCCCGCGGCGGACGT
This region includes:
- a CDS encoding VOC family protein translates to MTHTPPLHWKLVIDATDPHTQADFWAAALGYHVEDNSTLIERLLALGAAPPEATVESHGRRAWRDLIAVRHPDDPYEEETGIGQGRRLLFQRVPELKSAKNRLHLDVHAGPGRRAHEVARLQELGASVLRHVKEPGGEWVVMADPEGNEFCVQ
- a CDS encoding M28 family metallopeptidase, which codes for MKLSVPGRVTSAAIVTAVTLLTTGAISGAAPAPTTPAPTAAAAAPDIPVANVKSHLAQLQSIATANGGNRAHGRTGYKASVDYVKAKLDAAGFTTVLQQFTSSGRTGYNLVADWPGGDTSHVVMAGSHLDSVTAGPGINDNGSGSAAVLETALAVSRARYQPTRHLRFAWWGAEELGMVGSKYYVNSLSSANRAKISDYLNFDMIGSPNPGYFVYDDDPTIEKTFKDYFTGLGIATEPETEGDGRSDHSPFKNAGIPVGGLFSGADYIKTAAQAAKWGGTSGQAFDRCYHASCDTSSNINDTALNRNADALAYAVWGLSS
- a CDS encoding tetratricopeptide repeat protein; the encoded protein is MSRLSREQKRELKRQRSAAVPGGHTGEPAPAVEVHVPTSAAGATVEGVPLAVPPGETVQHAVLNHLHRIARATGHPVLARVHDERIGFVVPLQVHGDGSSRYAGEPVRLGTPPPPPAPLPPSSSPEPDVRPVPDRDREPDAEAARARDGRGRGGVPDGVPEEAPDDGPVVGPDDGPGGAVDGGPEPDPVPGSDLDQASEPASEPASGPIPEPAPGPVAEPAAAPVAKAVAPVWPEPVSDDVPEPEPVPGTFPAPASESFPAPAPGSLPEPTVWPEAPSTHVLREVQGPVPDAPLGVAVAPTGEFGPAPEMPPVPGPLPPAPARTTPTTGVVFARNPSLAAEAMTVMEPEPESRPTPPRGFDAVAESVLTPVVETEGAGFLAEPVTRINEAVKDGRIEEAAAMAERTVAEAARSLGPDHPEVLRLGELSAYIAYLTGDVLKAFHLSLDLARSHRRRRDPEAAYGNVQSAATAWRAVRDPAQGMNLGRVLIEVWTGLVADGGPAADDLDQLESARTRMSRLAGRARARSGEDADRVR